CTTGTTTTTCCACAGCCTGCGGGCGATGTGCAATAGGTCGAGATGCTGTTTTTCACGCAGATTCAACCACAGGCGATGATAGAGGATGCGGGATTCCAGCACGGGGATATCGAAAGTCTTGCCGTTGAAGGTGATGAGCAGGCTTTTCTTTTCCAGCAGTTCGATCAGGCGGTCAAAGGAATTGCATTCCGCCTCCGGCTCCGGCAGAAAGATCTGCTCCACGATGTATTGACCGTCGTCATAATAGCCGAGTCCGATCATAAACGCAATCGTGCCTCCGCGTCCCAAGCCGGTTGTTTCCAGATCCAGAACGAGGATGTCCTCTTTCTGCCAGGCAACCGAAGCGTCCAGCTTCGCCCAATCGAGCAAGACCCGCGGAAGTGTTTTGGGATAAAGCGGCAGCCCCTCCACCTCGGTGAACATGTCATAAGCCCTGCGCGTGGAGAAAAAGGGATGGTCATTATGGGCGGAAAAATCTCCCTCGATGGCGGCGGAAAGCGCTTCCCTGATGAGAAGGCACAGTTCCACGCCATATAAATCGCGATCGTCGTTCATATCTCTGATATCCATATAGTTTCATGTTTTCAAAGCTGCCTTGGCTGGCAATAAAAATCGTTAATACAGACCGGACATCCTGCTCTACCAAAAAAACAATTTGCGCGGCGCGAAACTTGCATTACTCTATAAATACCCCCCAGGGGTATCATAAAGGAGCGATAGATATGGAACATTGCCCTGCCGACACACGCAAGGCGCATCATCAAGATGCCTTCAAAAAGAAGCTGCTGAACCGCCTCAAACGGATCGAGGGACAGGTGCGCGGCATCCAGAAAATGCTCTCCGACAACGTTTATTGCGACGACATCATCACCCAGATCACTGCTACGCGCAGCGCCCTGGCATCAGTCGCCAAGGAGCTTTTTGAAGCGCATCTCAATTCTTGCATTCTCGAACAAATCCAATCCGGCTCTCCGGACATTCTGGACGAGCTGAAAAAGACCATAGACCGAATGACAAAATAAAAATACTGGAGCTTAAAATGAAGAAATTCATCGTAATCATTCTCGCTGCCTGGATCCTAATGCCTTTATTGGCACAACATTGCGGATACTGTGCCAAAGGCTTGGAAGCCAAATCCGCCACCGTCAGCCAGACGGACGCCAAACAAGTCATCCCCGCCGCCAAGAAAGCGCACTGGATCGATAAAGACCACTACGTCACCTACGAATGGAACAAAAGCCCCAAGATTGGAAGCTTTCTCCTGCTCGTGAACGTCTTTGACAAAAACAAAAACCGCATAACTCACCTGAACCTGACCGCGAATGCCTATATGCCTTCGATGAAAGGCTCTCACGATACCGGTGACAAGCCCATGAAATTGAACAAAAAGAACCAATATGCTATCCCCGTCTATTTCATGATGCTTGGTGATTGGGAGATCGAGCTCAAATTTAACAAAGACAAACGCCAGATTGGCAACGCCTTCGTCCAGCTCGACATCAAGTAGCAGGGAGCACACCATGACACACCATGTAATCAATTCCGGCAAAAACCGGAAGGGGGTTTTCATCGCCTTCTTTTTGATCGCAATCTTCACTCTGCTGCCTATGATCTCCGCCGCCCAAAACAACATGCTTTTCTTTGAAGCACAGGGAGTTGCCGGCTATGGAACCGCCACCGAGGAGTGGCAGTTCTATTCTCATCATCCTCACGAAGCCATGCAGAAACCATCCCTCGGCTTCGATTACGTCGGCAGAATCGGAGGCAGATCAAAAGACCTTGGATACTTCGCCGTGCAGGCTCGCCTTGCCTATGATGAAAACGAATCCAAGAGTATCCAGCCACAGCTCTATAACGCCTTTTTCAACTGGAAGGCACCCATCGTGGATATCTGGGTGGGACACAACAAAACCGCCATCGGTCTCTCCTCATATCTGGATAACCACGCTTTGCTACTTAAAGACAACTCCATGAGCGGCTTGAATTTCGATCGTGATTGGGGTGCCGGAATCAATTATGACGGGGATCATTTCAATCTCTCCACTTCCGCCACCACTGGTTCCGGGATGCCATTATACGTCGGTGAAAACCGCCTTTTTGCCATCCGTGGCGGCTTTGGCGATCTGGTTAGAGACAATTTCACCATCGGAATATCCGGTGCGGAAGGAAAGATCCTGAAAAGCATGGGCTATGAAGTGATGCACAACAACAAAAAGCACGATCTGCTCTTCGGCGGCCTCGATACCGGTTTCAGATACCTGAACCTGGAGCTCAAATCCGATCTTCTCTATGGAGAATATGACGGCGAGAGAGCATACGCTGTTTTGAAACGGCTCAGCTTGTTTCTGCTGCCGGAAGAACGCGCCGCTTTGGAAGTTCAGAGTCAATTCACGGAGCTTAAAAACGACGCAAACCAATACTTTTCTGCGGGGCTCAGCTATAGGATCACTCCCGATCTCACGCTCCGCTCCACCTATACCTATCACTATCCCGGTGAGCACCACACCGTCGTGCTTCAGGCATATTTCTATAAAGGAATAGTCTTTTAGGGGGATAAACCATGAAAAAGCTATATTTGCTCCTGCTCGCAGCACTTCTATTGATTCCGCTGAATGCTGCAGTAGGCTGCGATCTGAACGATCCCGATAAAGACGTGAAGCGCCTTTTCCCCGGTTCCACAGGCTACAAAACCTTTTACCGATCCGTCTCCAAAGAAGGCGGAAAGCCGCTGTTGGACAAAGTGGAAAAGCGCCTCGGAGACAAATTCACCGGACTCTTTGAAACGATGGACGTTCCCTATACCCTCTATGAAATCTATCGTGGAAAAACCAGTATCGGCTATATCCACGGCGTCAATCAAAAGGGGCGTTTTGGCGGATTGCAGGTCTTTCTGGTCTTCGATACCAAAGGCACTATCACAAACATGTATATGCAAAAACTCAGCAGCAAAAACAGCAAGAACTTCAAAGCCGCCGCCTTCACCAATCAGTTCAATGGTCTGTCCATCAAGGACTTTGATGCCTATGACGTCGTGAAACAAAAAGGAAGCGGCAAAGCCGCCAACATCAAAAACCCCGTCGCCAACGATGCCGATTTTCACTTCATCATGCGCGGCGTGAAAAAGAACCTGGTCCTGATGGAACTTTTCGGTTCCTGGGGCTCGCTCTAATGGAGAATTGCCATGCCAACAATAAATAAAATCGCCTATAAGAATCTGCGCCGCAAGCGCTTTCGCAGCATCCTGACCCTCTTTGGGATCACGCTTTCCACTTGGGTGCTGATCAGTCTTTTGGGCTTCAATCAGGGCTATGAAAAGTCCCTGGATAGCGACATCGACAACCTCGGATTCCAGGTCTTGCTCACCGCCAAGGGCTGTCCTTACGAAGCGGCGACCTTGATGATGCAGGGCGGAGCGGGCTTGCGTTATCTTCCTGAAACCACGTTGGACGGTCTATCACAGCATCCCGAGGTCGTGGGTCTCACGCCAATGCTCATGCAGGCGGTCTTTGATCCCATGATCGGTGAAAGCGGAGGCATCGCTGCCTACACGGGAGTCGATCCACTCACGTTTCCCGGCATGAAAACCTATCTGGAATTTGCCCAGGGCGGTTGGTTCACCGATCCCAACAAACTGGAAGCCGTAATCGGCTATGAAGCCGCGGAGCTTGAGCAGCGCGAAGTGGGCGACATCCTGTTGATCCCGGAAAAAGAAGTCGAACTCACGGTTGTGGGTGTCCTCAAACGCAGCGGCACTCAGGACGACGGCACTATCTTCGTTCCCTACAAGGCTTTGCAGACCGTTTTCGGAGTGGAGGGAAAGCTCACCTCCATCGGAATCAAGGTAGATAAGAACACGGACGTGAACGCCTTTGAAGAAAGGCTCTATAAACTTCCGGACGTCCAGGTCGTCTCCATGGCGCAGGTCAAAAGCACTATCTCCAATCTTGTGGGCACTGCGCGCATCATGGTGATGTCCATTGCCCTGATCGCCATCTTGATCGCGATGATCGGAGTGATGAATACGATCCTGATGTCCGTTTTGGAACGCTATCAGGAGATCGGCATCATGAAATCCATGGGCGCCTCGGCATGGCATATCTTCAGATTGATCTGGACGGAAACCGTGATCATTTGTCTTGCCGGAGGCATCCTCGGAGCCCTGCTTTCAGTGGGTCTCGCCGCCGTCACGGAAGGTCTGATTCGCCATATTTTGCCCTTCTCGCCCAAGGGTTCATTGGTTCTGATCGATCTGCCTCTGGTTTTGCGCTCCATCGGTA
This portion of the Candidatus Cloacimonadaceae bacterium genome encodes:
- a CDS encoding metal-sensitive transcriptional regulator, whose amino-acid sequence is MEHCPADTRKAHHQDAFKKKLLNRLKRIEGQVRGIQKMLSDNVYCDDIITQITATRSALASVAKELFEAHLNSCILEQIQSGSPDILDELKKTIDRMTK
- a CDS encoding FixH family protein, which encodes MKKFIVIILAAWILMPLLAQHCGYCAKGLEAKSATVSQTDAKQVIPAAKKAHWIDKDHYVTYEWNKSPKIGSFLLLVNVFDKNKNRITHLNLTANAYMPSMKGSHDTGDKPMKLNKKNQYAIPVYFMMLGDWEIELKFNKDKRQIGNAFVQLDIK
- a CDS encoding ABC transporter permease, which produces MPTINKIAYKNLRRKRFRSILTLFGITLSTWVLISLLGFNQGYEKSLDSDIDNLGFQVLLTAKGCPYEAATLMMQGGAGLRYLPETTLDGLSQHPEVVGLTPMLMQAVFDPMIGESGGIAAYTGVDPLTFPGMKTYLEFAQGGWFTDPNKLEAVIGYEAAELEQREVGDILLIPEKEVELTVVGVLKRSGTQDDGTIFVPYKALQTVFGVEGKLTSIGIKVDKNTDVNAFEERLYKLPDVQVVSMAQVKSTISNLVGTARIMVMSIALIAILIAMIGVMNTILMSVLERYQEIGIMKSMGASAWHIFRLIWTETVIICLAGGILGALLSVGLAAVTEGLIRHILPFSPKGSLVLIDLPLVLRSIGIIVGIGLISGIYPAYRASKIKPIEAIRSSEGEI